A window from Candidatus Rickettsiella viridis encodes these proteins:
- a CDS encoding M16 family metallopeptidase, whose protein sequence is MHLKKILIYLSLLLFPCLSHAQDVHEYHLKNGLRLLVKEDHRAPVVISEIWYKVGASYEPNGITGISHALEHMMFRGTQEYGPGVLEHMVAANGGQQNAFTDSDFTAYYQEFSADKLPISFKLEADRMRNLLLREQDFEKEIQVVMEERRMRTDDSPQETLIERLNAAAFVASPYHHPVIGWKSDLKNMTATDLRQWYQAWYAPNNAIVVVVGDVKPDAVYQLAEKYFGPIKSSPLPPLKPIDDITPLGQQHLDIHVPAQLPWLVMAYPVPVIKTNLNSADPYALDLITALLSMGNSSRFTKNLVRGRQIAADADASYNPFSRLNSLFLIDATPAAGHTLAELQTNLLDEIKQLQTYTVSSEELTRAKEQIAANKIYQADSISQQAYELGSLAAVNLPWQLAEDYLKHINAITPRQIQSVAKEYLQSKHLTIAYLHPLPLHSTNPISPRSSHVR, encoded by the coding sequence AAGATCATCGTGCACCTGTTGTGATTTCAGAGATCTGGTACAAAGTGGGTGCTAGTTATGAGCCTAATGGAATAACAGGCATCTCACACGCCTTAGAACACATGATGTTTCGTGGAACACAAGAATACGGCCCTGGTGTGCTTGAACACATGGTTGCGGCCAATGGTGGCCAACAAAATGCGTTTACGGATAGTGATTTTACGGCGTACTATCAAGAATTTTCCGCTGACAAATTACCTATTAGTTTCAAATTAGAAGCCGATAGAATGCGAAATTTATTACTACGTGAACAAGATTTTGAAAAGGAAATTCAAGTCGTGATGGAAGAACGACGCATGAGAACGGATGATAGTCCACAAGAAACCTTAATAGAACGGCTCAATGCCGCTGCTTTCGTTGCCAGCCCTTACCACCATCCTGTCATAGGATGGAAAAGTGATCTAAAAAATATGACGGCTACCGATCTACGGCAGTGGTATCAAGCATGGTACGCGCCTAATAATGCCATCGTTGTGGTAGTCGGCGATGTGAAACCCGATGCAGTTTACCAATTAGCTGAAAAATATTTTGGCCCTATAAAATCATCGCCACTACCCCCATTAAAACCAATCGATGATATTACGCCATTAGGGCAACAACATCTGGACATTCATGTTCCCGCACAATTACCTTGGCTAGTGATGGCTTATCCTGTACCTGTGATTAAAACGAATCTTAATAGCGCCGATCCTTATGCGTTGGATCTCATTACTGCCCTATTATCCATGGGAAACAGTTCCCGCTTTACTAAAAACTTAGTACGTGGAAGACAAATCGCTGCCGATGCGGATGCTTCGTATAATCCGTTTAGCCGTTTAAATAGTTTATTTTTAATAGATGCAACGCCCGCAGCGGGACATACCCTCGCTGAATTGCAGACAAACTTACTCGATGAAATCAAACAATTACAAACCTATACCGTGAGCAGCGAAGAGCTAACGCGCGCCAAAGAGCAAATAGCCGCAAACAAAATCTACCAAGCCGATTCCATTTCGCAACAAGCTTATGAGCTCGGCAGTTTAGCGGCGGTCAATTTACCTTGGCAATTAGCCGAAGATTATCTCAAACACATTAATGCCATAACACCTCGTCAGATACAAAGTGTTGCAAAAGAATATCTACAATCTAAGCATTTAACCATCGCCTATTTACATCCTTTACCTTTACATTCCACTAATCCTATTAGCCCAAGGTCTTCGCATGTACGCTAA
- a CDS encoding M16 family metallopeptidase, which produces MYAKRFFAAIFLLLAFAFITANATASTSVLPIEHWTSKSGVPVYFVAKTQVPIVDIAVIFHAGSAYDSTLPGIAQLTTQMLDQGTHNFDANEIANRFESAGAHYNAGINQDMAIVQLRSLSDPQFFNVAFSTFAELISQANFPEDALHREKKQIRITLQQEKQTPTAIAIKAFYKDLYAEHPYASPLLGTAQSIDQITHAELINFYQRYYVAQNAMIAIVGNITKEKAINLADQLSSALPRGRKVIPLAKPNSQLSNQHYKIHYPSQQSTILLGQLGITLKDPDYFPLLIGNQILGGGILTSQLFTEVRNKRGLCYGISSSFNTLQAGGPFLIGLQTRKSQASTALTVTQATLKNFIEKGPSEQELVAAKQALIGSFPLSIANNAAILAKLEKIGFYELPLNYLDDYREKINNVSVKQVRDAFQKHINPGKLLVVMLGED; this is translated from the coding sequence ATGTACGCTAAACGTTTTTTTGCCGCCATTTTTTTGTTGTTAGCATTTGCTTTTATAACAGCAAATGCTACGGCTTCCACCTCAGTACTTCCTATTGAGCATTGGACAAGCAAAAGTGGTGTTCCTGTTTATTTTGTTGCCAAGACACAGGTACCTATCGTCGACATTGCTGTGATATTCCACGCAGGATCGGCTTACGATAGTACTTTGCCTGGTATTGCTCAGCTCACGACTCAAATGCTGGATCAAGGCACGCATAATTTCGATGCTAATGAAATCGCCAATCGTTTTGAATCGGCTGGTGCACATTATAATGCGGGAATTAATCAAGACATGGCGATAGTGCAGCTTCGCTCATTGAGTGACCCCCAATTTTTTAATGTCGCTTTCAGTACGTTTGCAGAATTAATTAGCCAAGCTAATTTTCCAGAAGATGCCTTACATCGAGAAAAAAAACAAATCCGAATTACCTTACAACAAGAAAAACAAACCCCCACCGCCATCGCAATAAAAGCATTTTATAAAGACCTATATGCTGAACATCCCTACGCCTCACCCTTATTGGGAACGGCACAAAGCATTGATCAAATTACACACGCGGAACTCATCAATTTTTATCAACGTTATTATGTTGCTCAAAACGCGATGATAGCGATTGTTGGAAATATTACAAAAGAAAAAGCTATTAACCTGGCTGATCAACTCTCATCAGCCCTGCCACGAGGCAGAAAAGTAATACCCTTAGCTAAACCTAACTCTCAATTAAGCAATCAACATTACAAAATTCATTACCCCTCTCAACAATCAACCATCCTCTTAGGACAACTCGGCATCACATTGAAAGATCCGGATTATTTTCCATTGTTAATAGGTAATCAAATTTTAGGTGGTGGCATATTGACCTCACAACTTTTTACAGAAGTAAGAAACAAACGAGGACTTTGTTACGGAATAAGCAGCAGCTTTAATACACTACAAGCAGGCGGTCCCTTTCTCATCGGGTTACAAACCCGTAAAAGCCAAGCATCTACTGCGCTTACCGTGACACAAGCCACTTTAAAAAACTTTATTGAAAAAGGACCGAGTGAACAAGAATTAGTTGCCGCTAAACAAGCATTAATTGGCAGCTTCCCACTCAGCATTGCAAATAATGCCGCTATTTTAGCTAAATTAGAAAAAATAGGCTTCTATGAACTACCTTTAAATTACTTGGATGATTATCGAGAGAAAATTAACAATGTCAGCGTTAAACAAGTACGTGATGCTTTTCAAAAACATATCAATCCAGGAAAATTACTAGTCGTTATGCTGGGTGAAGATTAA